A part of Brassica rapa cultivar Chiifu-401-42 chromosome A05, CAAS_Brap_v3.01, whole genome shotgun sequence genomic DNA contains:
- the LOC103866335 gene encoding uncharacterized protein LOC103866335, with protein MMMMLNLIAFLRRRIRKAKISGEDPTPSSNEFSSTAAIHPNPEKPIRVATFNAAMFSMAPAVPNNNNSTAGLPLRSKSTLDRPRSILKQSPLHPINNNMKQERFAKSRLRVSINLPYNEISRQLSFREDHSPLRPALSFSGHLPSTRTVLDVLRELDADVLALQDVKADEADQMRPLSDLAAALNMNYVFAESWAPEYGNAVLSKWPIKNSNVLKIFDHSDFRNVLKATIDVPGSGEVEFHCTHLDHLDENWRMKQVHAIIQSTDVPHILAGALNSLDESDYSSERWTDIVKYYQEMGKPIPKAQVMRFLKSKEYTDAKDFAGECESVVVVAKGQSVQGTCKYGTRVDYILASADSPYQFVPGSYSVLSSKGTSDHHIVKVDLVKASAVNVDEEQPKRQTQQRATTTTIYNNPSLTKASWRTHYYKA; from the exons atgatgatgatgttgaacCTCATTGCTTTCCTCCGCCGCCGTATCCGGAAGGCCAAAATCTCCGGTGAAGACCCCACTCCCTCCTCCAACGAGTTTTCTTCCACAGCCGCCATTCATCCAAACCCTGAGAAACCCATCAGAGTCGCCACCTTCAACGCTGCTATGTTCTCCATGGCTCCCGCCGTccccaacaacaacaactctaCTGCTGGTCTCCCACTCCGCTCCAAGTCAACTCTTGACCGTCCCAGGAGCATACTTAAGCAGTCTCCGCTTCACCCCATTAACAATAATATGAAACAAGAGAGGTTCGCTAAATCGAGGCTAAGGGTCTCCATCAATCTCCCCTACAACGAGATTAGCCGCCAGCTCAGTTTCCGTGAGGATCACTCCCCTCTCAGGCCAGCTCTCTCTTTCTCCGGCCATCTCCCCTCCACCAGAACGGTTCTTGATGTGCTGAGGGAGCTAGACGCTGACGTGCTTGCTCTTCAGGACGTGAAGGCGGACGAGGCTGACCAAATGCGACCCCTCTCCGATCTGGCGGCTGCCCTCAACATGAATTACGTCTTTGCCGAGAGCTGGGCGCCCGAGTACGGCAACGCCGTTCTCTCCAAGTGGCCCATCAAAAACTCCAATGTCCTCAAGATCTTTGACCACTCTGATTTCAG gaATGTGCTGAAGGCGACCATAGATGTACCGGGGAGCGGGGAAGTGGAATTTCACTGCACTCATCTAGATCACTTGGACGAGAATTGGAGAATGAAGCAAGTCCATGCAATTATCCAATCAACTGATGTCCCACACATACTTGCTGGCGCTCTCAATTCTCTCGACGAGTCCGATTACTCTTCCGAGAGATGGACCGACATTGTCAAG tattaccAAGAGATGGGTAAGCCAATACCAAAAGCCCAAGTGATGAGGTTCTTAAAGAGCAAAGAATACACTGACGCCAAGGACTTTGCTGGAGAATGCGAATCTGTCGTAGTCGTCGCCAAAGGCCAGA GTGTACAAGGAACATGCAAGTACGGGACACGCGTGGACTACATACTGGCTTCCGCCGATTCTCCGTACCAGTTCGTGCCGGGGTCGTACTCGGTTTTGTCTTCTAAAGGAACATCTGATCATCACATAGTGAAGGTCGATCTTGTAAAAGCCAGCGCTGTTAACGTCGACGAGGAACAACCAAAAAGACAGACACAGCAGAGAGCTACGACGACAACTATATATAATAATCCATCTCTTACAAAGGCCTCCTGGAGGACGCATTACTACAAAGCGTGA